In candidate division KSB1 bacterium, one genomic interval encodes:
- the asnB gene encoding asparagine synthase (glutamine-hydrolyzing): MCGICGMIWSDPNRSVDQMVIQKMCDVIVHRGPDEEGNYVTGNVGLGMRRLSIIDLDTGKQPISNEDDTLWIVFNGEIYNFQEIRDELEKRGHRFKTRSDTETILHAYEQYGEACVQLLNGMFAFAIWDSRDQSLFLARDRLGKKPLYYLHDKDRFIFGSEIKSILQAEDIPRRIDLEALDHFLTFEYIPAPLSIFQDIRKLPPAHTLKFKRGEIRVRSYWEMQLRSNGATPDQLKAQLRDLLQDAVRLRLVSDVPLGAFLSGGIDSSTIVALMAQVMKEPVKTFSIGFEDSTYNELHYARMIAEKFKTDHHEFIIKPDAVELSDTLLKFLDEPFGDFSIFPTYLVSKMARQYVTVVLSGDGGDELFAGYDTYIADKIARKYYQQLPNALRNGLLPKVLNWIPPSSKKKGLINRAKRFVEGMKVPEQLEHVRWMIFLQQAEKERLYASDIKSGLMGIDPYKFIKNYFANVSQNGTDAINRQMYVDVKTYLVDDILVKVDRMSMATSLEARAPFLDYRFVELAASIPGELKMQGKKTKVILKQAMEDLLPHEILYRGKEGFSIPIKNWLKKELKPLMMDTLAPEKLKREGFFNPDYVQQLIKQHLNGAENHSHRLWALIIFGRWYDLYMS; encoded by the coding sequence ATGTGCGGCATCTGTGGTATGATATGGAGCGATCCCAATCGATCGGTGGATCAGATGGTCATTCAGAAAATGTGTGATGTGATTGTTCACCGCGGACCAGATGAAGAGGGCAACTACGTTACTGGCAATGTGGGACTGGGGATGCGCCGACTGAGCATCATCGATCTCGATACTGGCAAGCAACCGATCTCGAATGAAGACGACACGCTCTGGATTGTGTTCAACGGCGAAATTTACAATTTTCAGGAGATTCGGGATGAGCTTGAAAAGAGGGGTCATCGATTTAAAACCCGGAGCGATACCGAGACGATCCTTCATGCTTACGAACAGTATGGCGAAGCTTGTGTTCAACTGCTCAATGGGATGTTTGCGTTTGCGATCTGGGATAGCCGTGATCAATCGCTGTTCTTAGCGCGCGATCGACTTGGAAAGAAACCGCTCTATTATCTTCATGATAAAGATCGCTTCATCTTCGGATCTGAGATTAAGTCCATTTTGCAGGCGGAAGATATCCCCCGTCGGATCGATCTGGAGGCGCTAGATCATTTTCTGACCTTCGAATACATCCCTGCGCCGCTCAGCATATTTCAGGATATTCGAAAATTGCCGCCAGCACATACCTTGAAGTTCAAGCGTGGGGAAATTCGAGTGCGAAGCTATTGGGAGATGCAGCTAAGGTCGAATGGGGCAACGCCAGATCAGCTCAAAGCGCAATTGCGCGATTTGCTCCAGGATGCCGTTCGGCTCCGCTTGGTGAGCGATGTGCCGCTGGGCGCTTTTTTAAGCGGGGGGATTGACTCCAGTACCATAGTCGCCCTGATGGCCCAGGTCATGAAAGAGCCAGTGAAAACTTTTTCCATCGGTTTCGAAGATTCCACCTATAATGAACTGCATTACGCTCGGATGATCGCCGAAAAATTCAAGACGGATCATCATGAATTTATCATCAAACCCGATGCTGTTGAGCTGTCGGACACATTACTAAAATTTCTCGATGAGCCTTTTGGCGATTTTTCGATCTTTCCTACCTATTTGGTTTCGAAAATGGCCCGCCAGTATGTCACAGTCGTGCTCTCTGGCGATGGCGGAGATGAGTTATTTGCTGGATACGACACTTACATTGCCGATAAGATTGCAAGGAAATATTATCAACAGCTACCCAATGCGCTTCGGAATGGGCTGCTTCCAAAGGTCCTGAACTGGATTCCGCCTTCTTCCAAGAAAAAAGGGCTGATCAATCGAGCCAAGCGTTTCGTTGAAGGGATGAAAGTGCCCGAGCAGTTAGAACATGTCCGATGGATGATCTTCTTGCAGCAAGCTGAGAAAGAGCGGCTTTATGCCAGCGACATCAAAAGCGGGCTGATGGGAATCGACCCATATAAGTTCATTAAGAATTATTTTGCCAATGTCTCTCAAAATGGGACTGATGCGATCAACCGCCAAATGTACGTTGATGTGAAAACCTACTTAGTAGATGATATCTTGGTTAAGGTCGATCGCATGAGCATGGCCACTTCCCTGGAAGCTCGCGCGCCGTTTTTAGATTATCGGTTTGTGGAATTGGCGGCGAGCATTCCTGGAGAGTTGAAAATGCAAGGCAAAAAAACAAAAGTTATTTTGAAACAGGCTATGGAGGATCTGTTGCCGCATGAAATTCTCTATCGGGGCAAAGAGGGCTTCAGTATTCCGATCAAAAACTGGCTGAAAAAAGAATTAAAGCCCTTGATGATGGACACGTTGGCGCCCGAAAAGCTAAAACGAGAGGGCTTTTTCAATCCTGATTATGTGCAGCAATTGATCAAGCAACATTTGAACGGTGCAGAAAATCACAGCCATCGGCTTTGGGCGTTGATTATTTTCGGCAGGTGGTATGATTTGTATATGAGCTGA
- a CDS encoding glycerol-3-phosphate dehydrogenase/oxidase, with protein MKRDLNELSKHEYDVVIVGAGIYGVNAAWDATLRGLKVALIDKGDFGCATSSNSLKTIHGGIRYLQNLDFKRMRESIHERMILMKIAPHLVYPLRVVMPTYSYKMKSRPAMMIATLMNDIVGFDRNQLDDPAKYMPKSYTVPKKKVQDYIPGYTKYNLNGAAIWYDCQCYNTERLLLSFIISATERGAQAANYVQAVGFLRDGNRVIGIKVQDVLTGDKFDIRAKLVINNAGPWVDDVLLSLNGKLPDQKFKLSTAMNLVVNRRLMDNAAGLSGPYQYVHPDGSVYKAHRILFFAPWRDYTIIGTNHLVYNGKQDEYKVTEAEIQDFLAAVNQAYPGVNIKREEVTFFHGGFLPMASQNPKTGEVGLEKHYKIYDHKFDFGVEGLISVVGVKYTTARDVAQKTIDLAFKKMGRKAPKCQTEEVRLHGGNIDRFNEFLNNAINQRPYGLNEKVMKHLSYNYGTTYNEILNYGARDRKWIELLPGSEEVLKAEVLHGVREEMAQKLSDVVLRRTDLGTAMNPGETALKETAKIMAEELGWDEARMQREINEVKKIYVPA; from the coding sequence ATGAAACGAGATTTGAATGAATTGAGCAAACATGAGTATGATGTTGTGATTGTTGGTGCTGGAATTTATGGCGTCAATGCCGCCTGGGATGCCACGCTCCGAGGATTGAAAGTGGCGTTGATCGATAAAGGTGATTTCGGTTGTGCCACTTCCTCCAATAGTCTCAAGACGATTCATGGCGGTATTCGCTATTTGCAGAATCTGGATTTTAAGCGGATGCGAGAGTCGATCCATGAGCGAATGATTTTGATGAAAATCGCTCCGCACCTGGTCTATCCATTGCGCGTGGTAATGCCAACCTATAGCTATAAGATGAAAAGTCGGCCAGCGATGATGATCGCAACCCTAATGAACGATATTGTGGGTTTCGATCGCAATCAACTCGATGATCCTGCCAAATATATGCCGAAAAGCTACACTGTGCCGAAAAAGAAAGTTCAAGATTATATTCCAGGTTATACAAAATACAATTTAAACGGGGCAGCGATCTGGTACGATTGCCAGTGCTATAACACCGAACGGCTGCTGCTATCATTCATCATTTCAGCCACTGAGCGCGGTGCTCAGGCAGCTAATTATGTACAAGCGGTGGGATTTTTAAGGGATGGAAATAGGGTCATTGGGATCAAAGTGCAGGATGTTTTGACTGGGGATAAATTCGACATTCGGGCCAAATTGGTGATCAACAATGCAGGGCCTTGGGTTGATGACGTGCTACTGAGCCTGAACGGCAAGCTTCCTGATCAGAAATTCAAGCTGTCCACGGCCATGAATTTGGTCGTCAATCGGAGATTGATGGATAATGCGGCAGGACTATCTGGGCCATATCAATACGTCCATCCTGACGGCTCTGTGTATAAAGCCCATCGGATTTTGTTTTTTGCGCCGTGGCGGGACTATACCATTATTGGCACCAATCATCTGGTTTATAATGGCAAGCAAGATGAATACAAGGTCACTGAAGCCGAAATTCAGGATTTTTTGGCCGCGGTGAATCAGGCCTACCCTGGCGTCAATATCAAGCGGGAGGAAGTCACTTTTTTTCACGGTGGCTTTTTGCCGATGGCCAGCCAGAACCCGAAAACAGGGGAGGTTGGACTCGAAAAGCACTATAAAATTTACGATCATAAATTCGATTTCGGTGTTGAGGGACTGATTTCGGTAGTCGGCGTGAAATACACTACAGCCAGGGATGTGGCGCAGAAGACCATCGATCTGGCTTTCAAAAAAATGGGCCGCAAGGCCCCCAAGTGCCAAACGGAAGAAGTTCGGCTTCACGGCGGCAATATCGATCGCTTCAATGAATTTCTGAATAATGCCATTAATCAGCGACCGTATGGATTAAATGAGAAAGTGATGAAGCACCTCAGCTACAATTATGGCACTACCTATAATGAAATTTTGAATTATGGCGCTCGGGACAGAAAATGGATCGAGTTGCTGCCTGGTTCCGAGGAGGTGCTGAAGGCGGAAGTGCTGCATGGCGTCCGAGAGGAAATGGCGCAGAAGTTATCCGATGTGGTGCTGCGCCGAACCGATCTGGGCACGGCGATGAATCCTGGTGAGACGGCGTTGAAAGAGACAGCGAAAATTATGGCGGAGGAATTGGGCTGGGACGAAGCGCGAATGCAAAGGGAGATTAATGAGGTAAAAAAAATATATGTACCAGCATAA